In the Dermochelys coriacea isolate rDerCor1 chromosome 25, rDerCor1.pri.v4, whole genome shotgun sequence genome, one interval contains:
- the CAPS gene encoding calcyphosin isoform X2 — protein sequence MANTEDQGMEMHTNPIEKLRAQCLARGSADIKSTPPQCHNSSGLAPGSGVKCAAHGQVAAPPQSLAAEISVSWMVIRAGITLGSREAQEIFSLCDKNGSGMMDFEEFLEALRPPMSATRKWSIADAFNKLDKIGAGMVSVEDLHGVYDGRTHSKYQSGERTEEQVFRAFLDSFDSPHDKAGKLTAEEFLNYYSGVSAPIDSDDYFVAMMKRAWNM from the exons ATGGCTAACACAGAGGACCAAGGAATGGAGATGCACACAAATCCCATAGAAAAGCTCAGAGCACAGTGCTTGGCAAGGGGCTCAGCTGACATTAAG TCCACTCCCCCCCAGTGCCATAACTCCTCAGGCCTGGCTCCAGGGAGTGGGGTGAAATGTGCTGCTCATGGCCAAGTAGCAGCCCCCCCACAGTCCCTGGCTGCAGAGATTTCTGTATCATGGATGGTGATAAGAGCTGGCATCACgctggggagcagagaggcaCAGGAAATCTTCAGCCTCTGTGACAAGAATGGCAGTGGCATGATGGACTTTGAGGAGTTCCTGGAAGCCCTGCGG CCACCCATGTCGGCCACCCGGAAGTGGAGCATAGCTGATGCATTTAACAAACTGGACAAGATTGGAGCTGGCATGGTGAGCGTGGAGGATCTTCATGGGGTGTATGATGGCAGGACTCACTCCAAGTACCAGAGTGGGGAACGGACAGAGGAGCAGGTGTTCCGAGCATTCCTGGACAGCTTTGACTCACCCCATGACAAGGCTGGAAAA CTCACAGCAGAGGAGTTCCTGAACTACTACAGTGGGGTCAGCGCACCCATTGACAGTGACGACTACTTTGTGGCTATGATGAAGAGAGCCTGGAACATGTAG
- the CAPS gene encoding calcyphosin isoform X1, translating to MANTEDQGMEMHTNPIEKLRAQCLARGSADIKSTPPQCHNSSGLAPGSGVKCAAHGQVAAPPQSLAAEISVSWMVIRAGITLGSREAQEIFSLCDKNGSGMMDFEEFLEALRPPMSATRKWSIADAFNKLDKIGAGMVSVEDLHGVYDGRTHSKYQSGERTEEQVFRAFLDSFDSPHDKAGKVAGRVAPDQGAGLCGA from the exons ATGGCTAACACAGAGGACCAAGGAATGGAGATGCACACAAATCCCATAGAAAAGCTCAGAGCACAGTGCTTGGCAAGGGGCTCAGCTGACATTAAG TCCACTCCCCCCCAGTGCCATAACTCCTCAGGCCTGGCTCCAGGGAGTGGGGTGAAATGTGCTGCTCATGGCCAAGTAGCAGCCCCCCCACAGTCCCTGGCTGCAGAGATTTCTGTATCATGGATGGTGATAAGAGCTGGCATCACgctggggagcagagaggcaCAGGAAATCTTCAGCCTCTGTGACAAGAATGGCAGTGGCATGATGGACTTTGAGGAGTTCCTGGAAGCCCTGCGG CCACCCATGTCGGCCACCCGGAAGTGGAGCATAGCTGATGCATTTAACAAACTGGACAAGATTGGAGCTGGCATGGTGAGCGTGGAGGATCTTCATGGGGTGTATGATGGCAGGACTCACTCCAAGTACCAGAGTGGGGAACGGACAGAGGAGCAGGTGTTCCGAGCATTCCTGGACAGCTTTGACTCACCCCATGACAAGGCTGGAAAAGTAGCGGGGAGGGTAGCACCTGACCAAGGGGCTGGGTTGTGTGGGGCCTGA